A single Drosophila ananassae strain 14024-0371.13 chromosome 3L, ASM1763931v2, whole genome shotgun sequence DNA region contains:
- the LOC6496516 gene encoding aldehyde dehydrogenase, dimeric NADP-preferring isoform X7: MKFSIMADNSIKPSPDENGSGDQAITVINIETETENAEASTGIPAASASQHLPEKQQPLQAEAESETDRMANFDDTLQRARLAFSSGKTRSVSFRRKQLENLLRCYEEHESEIISALEADLRRPKQESLIVETEFMKNDIKHILFHLDDWVKADKPSKSFVNLMDDVQIYNDPFGVVLVIGAWNYPLQLLLVPVASAIAAGNCVVIKPSEIAANCAKFIADVIPKYLDNDCFPVVCGGPAETAELLNQRFDYIFYTGSTRVGKIIHAAANKHLTPTTLELGGKSPCYIDKSVELRTAVKRILWGKLINCGQTCIAPDYILCSKEVQEKFIAEAKEVLKEWYGENIQSSPDLSRVINANNFQRLLGLMKSGRVAVGGKYDVSERYIEPTILVDVKANDPIMEEEIFGPILPIYNVESAYDAIKFINARESPLVLYIFTLETEVQNLFINGTQSGGLCVNDTIMHYAVDVLPFGGVGMSGMGSYHGKYGFDTFTHKKSCLGKDLSALGEKLASARYPPYSDRKGSLLSFLLRKRRPLPNLHLSHLLAVGLGVGLTVLANYYLQKSSTD, translated from the exons ATGAAATTTTCAATAATGGCAGACAATTCTATAAAACCAAGTCCGGATGAAAATG gaTCAGGAGACCAGGCAATAACTGTCATTAATATAG aaacagaaactgaaaacGCAGAAGCCTCCACCGGAATCCCAGCAGCATCCGCATCCCAACATCTCCCAGAGAAGCAGCAGCCGCTCCAAGCCGAAGCCGAATCCGAGACCGACAGAATGGCCAATTTCGACGAT ACGTTGCAACGAGCCCGCCTCGCCTTTTCCAGTGGCAAGACCAGGAGCGTCAGCTTTCG ACGCAAGCAGCTGGAGAATCTTCTGCGTTGCTATGAGGAGCACGAGAGCGAGATCATCAGTGCCTTGGAGGCGGATCTGCGGCGACCCAAACAGGAGTCCCTCATCGTCGAGACCGAGTTCATGAAGAACGACATCAAGCACATTCTATTCCACCTAGATGACTGGGTCAAGGCAGATAAG CCATCGAAGTCGTTCGTTAATCTGATGGACGATGTCCAGATCTATAATGATCCTTTTGGAGTGGTCCTGGTGATTGGCGCCTGGAACTAtccgctgcagctgctgctggtgccCGTGGCCTCCGCCATCGCTGCTGGCAACTGTGTCGTCATCAAGCCCAGCGAGATTGCCGCCAACTGCGCCAAATTCATTGCCGATGTCATTCCCAAATATTTGGATAAT GACTGCTTCCCAGTTGTCTGCGGTGGACCCGCGGAGACTGCCGAGCTGCTCAACCAACGCTTCGACTACATCTTCTACACAGGATCCACTCGCGTGGGAAAGATCATCCACGCCGCGGCCAACAAGCACCTGACGCCGACGACTCTGGAGCTGGGTGGCAAGAG tcCCTGCTATATCGACAAGTCGGTGGAGCTGCGCACTGCCGTGAAGCGCATTCTGTGGGGAAAACTGATCAACTGTGGACAGACCTGTATTGCTCCCGACTACATCCTCTGCTCCAAGGAGGTGCAGGAGAAGTTTATTGCGGAAGCCAAGGAAGTGCTTAAGGAGTGGTACGGCGAGAATATCCAAAGCAGCCCGGATCTAAGCCGCGTGATCAATGCCAACAATTTCCA GCGCCTTCTCGGTCTGATGAAGTCCGGACGCGTGGCCGTTGGTGGCAAGTACGATGTCAGCGAACGTTACATCGAGCCCACCATCTTGGTGGATGTGAAGGCCAACGATCCCATCATGGAGGAGGAAATCTTCGGCCCCATCTTGCCCATCTACAATGTGGAGAGTGCCTATGATGCCATCAAGTTCATCAATGCCAG AGAGAGTCCACTTGTCCTGTATATTTTCACATTGgaaacagaggttcagaatcTGTTCATAAACGGCACCCAGTCGGGCGGACTGTGCGTGAACGATACGATAATGCACTATGCTG TTGATGTCCTGCCCTTCGGAGGCGTGGGAATGAGTGGAATGGGCAGCTACCATGGCAAGTATGGCTTCGATACCTTCACACACAAAAAGTCGTGCCTTGGAAAGGATCTTTCCGCCCTTGGCGAAAAGTTGGCATC AGCGCGTTATCCACCCTACTCGGACCGCAAAGGATCGCTGCTGTCTTTCCTGCTCCGCAAGCGCCGCCCTCTGCCCAATCTGCATCTGAGCCACCTTCTGGCCGTTGGCCTGGGCGTCGGTTTGACGGTCTTGGCCAACTACTACCTACAG aAAAGCTCAACTGATTAA
- the LOC6496516 gene encoding aldehyde dehydrogenase, dimeric NADP-preferring isoform X6 — protein sequence MKFSIMADNSIKPSPDENGSGDQAITVINIETETENAEASTGIPAASASQHLPEKQQPLQAEAESETDRMANFDDTLQRARLAFSSGKTRSVSFRRKQLENLLRCYEEHESEIISALEADLRRPKQESLIVETEFMKNDIKHILFHLDDWVKADKPSKSFVNLMDDVQIYNDPFGVVLVIGAWNYPLQLLLVPVASAIAAGNCVVIKPSEIAANCAKFIADVIPKYLDNDCFPVVCGGPAETAELLNQRFDYIFYTGSTRVGKIIHAAANKHLTPTTLELGGKSPCYIDKSVELRTAVKRILWGKLINCGQTCIAPDYILCSKEVQEKFIAEAKEVLKEWYGENIQSSPDLSRVINANNFQRLLGLMKSGRVAVGGKYDVSERYIEPTILVDVKANDPIMEEEIFGPILPIYNVESAYDAIKFINAREKPLVIYVFSNSNKLVKEFRSNTTSGGFCSNETIMHCGVDVLPFGGVGMSGMGSYHGKYGFDTFTHKKSCLGKDLSALGEKLASARYPPYSDRKGSLLSFLLRKRRPLPNLHLSHLLAVGLGVGLTVLANYYLQKSSTD from the exons ATGAAATTTTCAATAATGGCAGACAATTCTATAAAACCAAGTCCGGATGAAAATG gaTCAGGAGACCAGGCAATAACTGTCATTAATATAG aaacagaaactgaaaacGCAGAAGCCTCCACCGGAATCCCAGCAGCATCCGCATCCCAACATCTCCCAGAGAAGCAGCAGCCGCTCCAAGCCGAAGCCGAATCCGAGACCGACAGAATGGCCAATTTCGACGAT ACGTTGCAACGAGCCCGCCTCGCCTTTTCCAGTGGCAAGACCAGGAGCGTCAGCTTTCG ACGCAAGCAGCTGGAGAATCTTCTGCGTTGCTATGAGGAGCACGAGAGCGAGATCATCAGTGCCTTGGAGGCGGATCTGCGGCGACCCAAACAGGAGTCCCTCATCGTCGAGACCGAGTTCATGAAGAACGACATCAAGCACATTCTATTCCACCTAGATGACTGGGTCAAGGCAGATAAG CCATCGAAGTCGTTCGTTAATCTGATGGACGATGTCCAGATCTATAATGATCCTTTTGGAGTGGTCCTGGTGATTGGCGCCTGGAACTAtccgctgcagctgctgctggtgccCGTGGCCTCCGCCATCGCTGCTGGCAACTGTGTCGTCATCAAGCCCAGCGAGATTGCCGCCAACTGCGCCAAATTCATTGCCGATGTCATTCCCAAATATTTGGATAAT GACTGCTTCCCAGTTGTCTGCGGTGGACCCGCGGAGACTGCCGAGCTGCTCAACCAACGCTTCGACTACATCTTCTACACAGGATCCACTCGCGTGGGAAAGATCATCCACGCCGCGGCCAACAAGCACCTGACGCCGACGACTCTGGAGCTGGGTGGCAAGAG tcCCTGCTATATCGACAAGTCGGTGGAGCTGCGCACTGCCGTGAAGCGCATTCTGTGGGGAAAACTGATCAACTGTGGACAGACCTGTATTGCTCCCGACTACATCCTCTGCTCCAAGGAGGTGCAGGAGAAGTTTATTGCGGAAGCCAAGGAAGTGCTTAAGGAGTGGTACGGCGAGAATATCCAAAGCAGCCCGGATCTAAGCCGCGTGATCAATGCCAACAATTTCCA GCGCCTTCTCGGTCTGATGAAGTCCGGACGCGTGGCCGTTGGTGGCAAGTACGATGTCAGCGAACGTTACATCGAGCCCACCATCTTGGTGGATGTGAAGGCCAACGATCCCATCATGGAGGAGGAAATCTTCGGCCCCATCTTGCCCATCTACAATGTGGAGAGTGCCTATGATGCCATCAAGTTCATCAATGCCAG AGAGAAACCACTTGTAATTTACGTGTTCTCCAACTCAAATAAGCTAGTTAAAGAGTTCAGAAGCAATACCACCAGCGGCGGATTCTGCAGCAACGAAACAATTATGCACTGTGGAG TTGATGTCCTGCCCTTCGGAGGCGTGGGAATGAGTGGAATGGGCAGCTACCATGGCAAGTATGGCTTCGATACCTTCACACACAAAAAGTCGTGCCTTGGAAAGGATCTTTCCGCCCTTGGCGAAAAGTTGGCATC AGCGCGTTATCCACCCTACTCGGACCGCAAAGGATCGCTGCTGTCTTTCCTGCTCCGCAAGCGCCGCCCTCTGCCCAATCTGCATCTGAGCCACCTTCTGGCCGTTGGCCTGGGCGTCGGTTTGACGGTCTTGGCCAACTACTACCTACAG aAAAGCTCAACTGATTAA
- the LOC6496516 gene encoding aldehyde dehydrogenase, dimeric NADP-preferring isoform X3 — protein sequence MKFSIMADNSIKPSPDENGSGDQAITVINIETETENAEASTGIPAASASQHLPEKQQPLQAEAESETDRMANFDDTLQRARLAFSSGKTRSVSFRRKQLENLLRCYEEHESEIISALEADLRRPKQESLIVETEFMKNDIKHILFHLDDWVKADKPSKSFVNLMDDVQIYNDPFGVVLVIGAWNYPLQLLLVPVASAIAAGNCVVIKPSEIAANCAKFIADVIPKYLDNDCFPVVCGGPAETAELLNQRFDYIFYTGSTRVGKIIHAAANKHLTPTTLELGGKSPCYIDKSVELRTAVKRILWGKLINCGQTCIAPDYILCSKEVQEKFIAEAKEVLKEWYGENIQSSPDLSRVINANNFQRLLGLMKSGRVAVGGKYDVSERYIEPTILVDVKANDPIMEEEIFGPILPIYNVESAYDAIKFINAREKPLVIYVFSNSNKLVKEFRSNTTSGGFCSNETIMHCGVDVLPFGGVGMSGMGSYHGKYGFDTFTHKKSCLGKDLSALGEKLASARYPPYSDRKGSLLSFLLRKRRPLPNLHLSHLLAVGLGVGLTVLANYYLQGKLLSR from the exons ATGAAATTTTCAATAATGGCAGACAATTCTATAAAACCAAGTCCGGATGAAAATG gaTCAGGAGACCAGGCAATAACTGTCATTAATATAG aaacagaaactgaaaacGCAGAAGCCTCCACCGGAATCCCAGCAGCATCCGCATCCCAACATCTCCCAGAGAAGCAGCAGCCGCTCCAAGCCGAAGCCGAATCCGAGACCGACAGAATGGCCAATTTCGACGAT ACGTTGCAACGAGCCCGCCTCGCCTTTTCCAGTGGCAAGACCAGGAGCGTCAGCTTTCG ACGCAAGCAGCTGGAGAATCTTCTGCGTTGCTATGAGGAGCACGAGAGCGAGATCATCAGTGCCTTGGAGGCGGATCTGCGGCGACCCAAACAGGAGTCCCTCATCGTCGAGACCGAGTTCATGAAGAACGACATCAAGCACATTCTATTCCACCTAGATGACTGGGTCAAGGCAGATAAG CCATCGAAGTCGTTCGTTAATCTGATGGACGATGTCCAGATCTATAATGATCCTTTTGGAGTGGTCCTGGTGATTGGCGCCTGGAACTAtccgctgcagctgctgctggtgccCGTGGCCTCCGCCATCGCTGCTGGCAACTGTGTCGTCATCAAGCCCAGCGAGATTGCCGCCAACTGCGCCAAATTCATTGCCGATGTCATTCCCAAATATTTGGATAAT GACTGCTTCCCAGTTGTCTGCGGTGGACCCGCGGAGACTGCCGAGCTGCTCAACCAACGCTTCGACTACATCTTCTACACAGGATCCACTCGCGTGGGAAAGATCATCCACGCCGCGGCCAACAAGCACCTGACGCCGACGACTCTGGAGCTGGGTGGCAAGAG tcCCTGCTATATCGACAAGTCGGTGGAGCTGCGCACTGCCGTGAAGCGCATTCTGTGGGGAAAACTGATCAACTGTGGACAGACCTGTATTGCTCCCGACTACATCCTCTGCTCCAAGGAGGTGCAGGAGAAGTTTATTGCGGAAGCCAAGGAAGTGCTTAAGGAGTGGTACGGCGAGAATATCCAAAGCAGCCCGGATCTAAGCCGCGTGATCAATGCCAACAATTTCCA GCGCCTTCTCGGTCTGATGAAGTCCGGACGCGTGGCCGTTGGTGGCAAGTACGATGTCAGCGAACGTTACATCGAGCCCACCATCTTGGTGGATGTGAAGGCCAACGATCCCATCATGGAGGAGGAAATCTTCGGCCCCATCTTGCCCATCTACAATGTGGAGAGTGCCTATGATGCCATCAAGTTCATCAATGCCAG AGAGAAACCACTTGTAATTTACGTGTTCTCCAACTCAAATAAGCTAGTTAAAGAGTTCAGAAGCAATACCACCAGCGGCGGATTCTGCAGCAACGAAACAATTATGCACTGTGGAG TTGATGTCCTGCCCTTCGGAGGCGTGGGAATGAGTGGAATGGGCAGCTACCATGGCAAGTATGGCTTCGATACCTTCACACACAAAAAGTCGTGCCTTGGAAAGGATCTTTCCGCCCTTGGCGAAAAGTTGGCATC AGCGCGTTATCCACCCTACTCGGACCGCAAAGGATCGCTGCTGTCTTTCCTGCTCCGCAAGCGCCGCCCTCTGCCCAATCTGCATCTGAGCCACCTTCTGGCCGTTGGCCTGGGCGTCGGTTTGACGGTCTTGGCCAACTACTACCTACAG GGCAAGCTGTTGTCGCGTTAG
- the LOC6496516 gene encoding aldehyde dehydrogenase, dimeric NADP-preferring isoform X1, translated as MKFSIMADNSIKPSPDENGSGDQAITVINIETETENAEASTGIPAASASQHLPEKQQPLQAEAESETDRMANFDDTLQRARLAFSSGKTRSVSFRRKQLENLLRCYEEHESEIISALEADLRRPKQESLIVETEFMKNDIKHILFHLDDWVKADKPSKSFVNLMDDVQIYNDPFGVVLVIGAWNYPLQLLLVPVASAIAAGNCVVIKPSEIAANCAKFIADVIPKYLDNDCFPVVCGGPAETAELLNQRFDYIFYTGSTRVGKIIHAAANKHLTPTTLELGGKSPCYIDKSVELRTAVKRILWGKLINCGQTCIAPDYILCSKEVQEKFIAEAKEVLKEWYGENIQSSPDLSRVINANNFQRLLGLMKSGRVAVGGKYDVSERYIEPTILVDVKANDPIMEEEIFGPILPIYNVESAYDAIKFINAREKPLVIYVFSNSNKLVKEFRSNTTSGGFCSNETIMHCGVDVLPFGGVGMSGMGSYHGKYGFDTFTHKKSCLGKDLSALGEKLASARYPPYSDRKGSLLSFLLRKRRPLPNLHLSHLLAVGLGVGLTVLANYYLQVRKGKLLSR; from the exons ATGAAATTTTCAATAATGGCAGACAATTCTATAAAACCAAGTCCGGATGAAAATG gaTCAGGAGACCAGGCAATAACTGTCATTAATATAG aaacagaaactgaaaacGCAGAAGCCTCCACCGGAATCCCAGCAGCATCCGCATCCCAACATCTCCCAGAGAAGCAGCAGCCGCTCCAAGCCGAAGCCGAATCCGAGACCGACAGAATGGCCAATTTCGACGAT ACGTTGCAACGAGCCCGCCTCGCCTTTTCCAGTGGCAAGACCAGGAGCGTCAGCTTTCG ACGCAAGCAGCTGGAGAATCTTCTGCGTTGCTATGAGGAGCACGAGAGCGAGATCATCAGTGCCTTGGAGGCGGATCTGCGGCGACCCAAACAGGAGTCCCTCATCGTCGAGACCGAGTTCATGAAGAACGACATCAAGCACATTCTATTCCACCTAGATGACTGGGTCAAGGCAGATAAG CCATCGAAGTCGTTCGTTAATCTGATGGACGATGTCCAGATCTATAATGATCCTTTTGGAGTGGTCCTGGTGATTGGCGCCTGGAACTAtccgctgcagctgctgctggtgccCGTGGCCTCCGCCATCGCTGCTGGCAACTGTGTCGTCATCAAGCCCAGCGAGATTGCCGCCAACTGCGCCAAATTCATTGCCGATGTCATTCCCAAATATTTGGATAAT GACTGCTTCCCAGTTGTCTGCGGTGGACCCGCGGAGACTGCCGAGCTGCTCAACCAACGCTTCGACTACATCTTCTACACAGGATCCACTCGCGTGGGAAAGATCATCCACGCCGCGGCCAACAAGCACCTGACGCCGACGACTCTGGAGCTGGGTGGCAAGAG tcCCTGCTATATCGACAAGTCGGTGGAGCTGCGCACTGCCGTGAAGCGCATTCTGTGGGGAAAACTGATCAACTGTGGACAGACCTGTATTGCTCCCGACTACATCCTCTGCTCCAAGGAGGTGCAGGAGAAGTTTATTGCGGAAGCCAAGGAAGTGCTTAAGGAGTGGTACGGCGAGAATATCCAAAGCAGCCCGGATCTAAGCCGCGTGATCAATGCCAACAATTTCCA GCGCCTTCTCGGTCTGATGAAGTCCGGACGCGTGGCCGTTGGTGGCAAGTACGATGTCAGCGAACGTTACATCGAGCCCACCATCTTGGTGGATGTGAAGGCCAACGATCCCATCATGGAGGAGGAAATCTTCGGCCCCATCTTGCCCATCTACAATGTGGAGAGTGCCTATGATGCCATCAAGTTCATCAATGCCAG AGAGAAACCACTTGTAATTTACGTGTTCTCCAACTCAAATAAGCTAGTTAAAGAGTTCAGAAGCAATACCACCAGCGGCGGATTCTGCAGCAACGAAACAATTATGCACTGTGGAG TTGATGTCCTGCCCTTCGGAGGCGTGGGAATGAGTGGAATGGGCAGCTACCATGGCAAGTATGGCTTCGATACCTTCACACACAAAAAGTCGTGCCTTGGAAAGGATCTTTCCGCCCTTGGCGAAAAGTTGGCATC AGCGCGTTATCCACCCTACTCGGACCGCAAAGGATCGCTGCTGTCTTTCCTGCTCCGCAAGCGCCGCCCTCTGCCCAATCTGCATCTGAGCCACCTTCTGGCCGTTGGCCTGGGCGTCGGTTTGACGGTCTTGGCCAACTACTACCTACAGGTAAGGAAG GGCAAGCTGTTGTCGCGTTAG
- the LOC6496516 gene encoding aldehyde dehydrogenase, dimeric NADP-preferring isoform X2, whose product MKFSIMADNSIKPSPDENGSGDQAITVINIETETENAEASTGIPAASASQHLPEKQQPLQAEAESETDRMANFDDTLQRARLAFSSGKTRSVSFRRKQLENLLRCYEEHESEIISALEADLRRPKQESLIVETEFMKNDIKHILFHLDDWVKADKPSKSFVNLMDDVQIYNDPFGVVLVIGAWNYPLQLLLVPVASAIAAGNCVVIKPSEIAANCAKFIADVIPKYLDNDCFPVVCGGPAETAELLNQRFDYIFYTGSTRVGKIIHAAANKHLTPTTLELGGKSPCYIDKSVELRTAVKRILWGKLINCGQTCIAPDYILCSKEVQEKFIAEAKEVLKEWYGENIQSSPDLSRVINANNFQRLLGLMKSGRVAVGGKYDVSERYIEPTILVDVKANDPIMEEEIFGPILPIYNVESAYDAIKFINARESPLVLYIFTLETEVQNLFINGTQSGGLCVNDTIMHYAVDVLPFGGVGMSGMGSYHGKYGFDTFTHKKSCLGKDLSALGEKLASARYPPYSDRKGSLLSFLLRKRRPLPNLHLSHLLAVGLGVGLTVLANYYLQVRKGKLLSR is encoded by the exons ATGAAATTTTCAATAATGGCAGACAATTCTATAAAACCAAGTCCGGATGAAAATG gaTCAGGAGACCAGGCAATAACTGTCATTAATATAG aaacagaaactgaaaacGCAGAAGCCTCCACCGGAATCCCAGCAGCATCCGCATCCCAACATCTCCCAGAGAAGCAGCAGCCGCTCCAAGCCGAAGCCGAATCCGAGACCGACAGAATGGCCAATTTCGACGAT ACGTTGCAACGAGCCCGCCTCGCCTTTTCCAGTGGCAAGACCAGGAGCGTCAGCTTTCG ACGCAAGCAGCTGGAGAATCTTCTGCGTTGCTATGAGGAGCACGAGAGCGAGATCATCAGTGCCTTGGAGGCGGATCTGCGGCGACCCAAACAGGAGTCCCTCATCGTCGAGACCGAGTTCATGAAGAACGACATCAAGCACATTCTATTCCACCTAGATGACTGGGTCAAGGCAGATAAG CCATCGAAGTCGTTCGTTAATCTGATGGACGATGTCCAGATCTATAATGATCCTTTTGGAGTGGTCCTGGTGATTGGCGCCTGGAACTAtccgctgcagctgctgctggtgccCGTGGCCTCCGCCATCGCTGCTGGCAACTGTGTCGTCATCAAGCCCAGCGAGATTGCCGCCAACTGCGCCAAATTCATTGCCGATGTCATTCCCAAATATTTGGATAAT GACTGCTTCCCAGTTGTCTGCGGTGGACCCGCGGAGACTGCCGAGCTGCTCAACCAACGCTTCGACTACATCTTCTACACAGGATCCACTCGCGTGGGAAAGATCATCCACGCCGCGGCCAACAAGCACCTGACGCCGACGACTCTGGAGCTGGGTGGCAAGAG tcCCTGCTATATCGACAAGTCGGTGGAGCTGCGCACTGCCGTGAAGCGCATTCTGTGGGGAAAACTGATCAACTGTGGACAGACCTGTATTGCTCCCGACTACATCCTCTGCTCCAAGGAGGTGCAGGAGAAGTTTATTGCGGAAGCCAAGGAAGTGCTTAAGGAGTGGTACGGCGAGAATATCCAAAGCAGCCCGGATCTAAGCCGCGTGATCAATGCCAACAATTTCCA GCGCCTTCTCGGTCTGATGAAGTCCGGACGCGTGGCCGTTGGTGGCAAGTACGATGTCAGCGAACGTTACATCGAGCCCACCATCTTGGTGGATGTGAAGGCCAACGATCCCATCATGGAGGAGGAAATCTTCGGCCCCATCTTGCCCATCTACAATGTGGAGAGTGCCTATGATGCCATCAAGTTCATCAATGCCAG AGAGAGTCCACTTGTCCTGTATATTTTCACATTGgaaacagaggttcagaatcTGTTCATAAACGGCACCCAGTCGGGCGGACTGTGCGTGAACGATACGATAATGCACTATGCTG TTGATGTCCTGCCCTTCGGAGGCGTGGGAATGAGTGGAATGGGCAGCTACCATGGCAAGTATGGCTTCGATACCTTCACACACAAAAAGTCGTGCCTTGGAAAGGATCTTTCCGCCCTTGGCGAAAAGTTGGCATC AGCGCGTTATCCACCCTACTCGGACCGCAAAGGATCGCTGCTGTCTTTCCTGCTCCGCAAGCGCCGCCCTCTGCCCAATCTGCATCTGAGCCACCTTCTGGCCGTTGGCCTGGGCGTCGGTTTGACGGTCTTGGCCAACTACTACCTACAGGTAAGGAAG GGCAAGCTGTTGTCGCGTTAG
- the LOC6496516 gene encoding aldehyde dehydrogenase, dimeric NADP-preferring isoform X4: protein MKFSIMADNSIKPSPDENGSGDQAITVINIETETENAEASTGIPAASASQHLPEKQQPLQAEAESETDRMANFDDTLQRARLAFSSGKTRSVSFRRKQLENLLRCYEEHESEIISALEADLRRPKQESLIVETEFMKNDIKHILFHLDDWVKADKPSKSFVNLMDDVQIYNDPFGVVLVIGAWNYPLQLLLVPVASAIAAGNCVVIKPSEIAANCAKFIADVIPKYLDNDCFPVVCGGPAETAELLNQRFDYIFYTGSTRVGKIIHAAANKHLTPTTLELGGKSPCYIDKSVELRTAVKRILWGKLINCGQTCIAPDYILCSKEVQEKFIAEAKEVLKEWYGENIQSSPDLSRVINANNFQRLLGLMKSGRVAVGGKYDVSERYIEPTILVDVKANDPIMEEEIFGPILPIYNVESAYDAIKFINARESPLVLYIFTLETEVQNLFINGTQSGGLCVNDTIMHYAVDVLPFGGVGMSGMGSYHGKYGFDTFTHKKSCLGKDLSALGEKLASARYPPYSDRKGSLLSFLLRKRRPLPNLHLSHLLAVGLGVGLTVLANYYLQGKLLSR from the exons ATGAAATTTTCAATAATGGCAGACAATTCTATAAAACCAAGTCCGGATGAAAATG gaTCAGGAGACCAGGCAATAACTGTCATTAATATAG aaacagaaactgaaaacGCAGAAGCCTCCACCGGAATCCCAGCAGCATCCGCATCCCAACATCTCCCAGAGAAGCAGCAGCCGCTCCAAGCCGAAGCCGAATCCGAGACCGACAGAATGGCCAATTTCGACGAT ACGTTGCAACGAGCCCGCCTCGCCTTTTCCAGTGGCAAGACCAGGAGCGTCAGCTTTCG ACGCAAGCAGCTGGAGAATCTTCTGCGTTGCTATGAGGAGCACGAGAGCGAGATCATCAGTGCCTTGGAGGCGGATCTGCGGCGACCCAAACAGGAGTCCCTCATCGTCGAGACCGAGTTCATGAAGAACGACATCAAGCACATTCTATTCCACCTAGATGACTGGGTCAAGGCAGATAAG CCATCGAAGTCGTTCGTTAATCTGATGGACGATGTCCAGATCTATAATGATCCTTTTGGAGTGGTCCTGGTGATTGGCGCCTGGAACTAtccgctgcagctgctgctggtgccCGTGGCCTCCGCCATCGCTGCTGGCAACTGTGTCGTCATCAAGCCCAGCGAGATTGCCGCCAACTGCGCCAAATTCATTGCCGATGTCATTCCCAAATATTTGGATAAT GACTGCTTCCCAGTTGTCTGCGGTGGACCCGCGGAGACTGCCGAGCTGCTCAACCAACGCTTCGACTACATCTTCTACACAGGATCCACTCGCGTGGGAAAGATCATCCACGCCGCGGCCAACAAGCACCTGACGCCGACGACTCTGGAGCTGGGTGGCAAGAG tcCCTGCTATATCGACAAGTCGGTGGAGCTGCGCACTGCCGTGAAGCGCATTCTGTGGGGAAAACTGATCAACTGTGGACAGACCTGTATTGCTCCCGACTACATCCTCTGCTCCAAGGAGGTGCAGGAGAAGTTTATTGCGGAAGCCAAGGAAGTGCTTAAGGAGTGGTACGGCGAGAATATCCAAAGCAGCCCGGATCTAAGCCGCGTGATCAATGCCAACAATTTCCA GCGCCTTCTCGGTCTGATGAAGTCCGGACGCGTGGCCGTTGGTGGCAAGTACGATGTCAGCGAACGTTACATCGAGCCCACCATCTTGGTGGATGTGAAGGCCAACGATCCCATCATGGAGGAGGAAATCTTCGGCCCCATCTTGCCCATCTACAATGTGGAGAGTGCCTATGATGCCATCAAGTTCATCAATGCCAG AGAGAGTCCACTTGTCCTGTATATTTTCACATTGgaaacagaggttcagaatcTGTTCATAAACGGCACCCAGTCGGGCGGACTGTGCGTGAACGATACGATAATGCACTATGCTG TTGATGTCCTGCCCTTCGGAGGCGTGGGAATGAGTGGAATGGGCAGCTACCATGGCAAGTATGGCTTCGATACCTTCACACACAAAAAGTCGTGCCTTGGAAAGGATCTTTCCGCCCTTGGCGAAAAGTTGGCATC AGCGCGTTATCCACCCTACTCGGACCGCAAAGGATCGCTGCTGTCTTTCCTGCTCCGCAAGCGCCGCCCTCTGCCCAATCTGCATCTGAGCCACCTTCTGGCCGTTGGCCTGGGCGTCGGTTTGACGGTCTTGGCCAACTACTACCTACAG GGCAAGCTGTTGTCGCGTTAG